From a region of the Helianthus annuus cultivar XRQ/B chromosome 5, HanXRQr2.0-SUNRISE, whole genome shotgun sequence genome:
- the LOC110926769 gene encoding uncharacterized protein LOC110926769 produces MADASNVNDDDDDMVRQEAFENKVTEVAEGVKQANLPRLAQEVESRVLGVVDAMMTSKIEELKELIEGSKSKGKERRCTYKDFMACHPTTYDGKIDPIECQRWISNIEAVFIRSRCDKEDQVMFATGQLTHQAKDWWDAHSKEIGEDRLQFMTWQEFKEPFMRYHCPQSVIDKIQEDFLRLWQKNESVNEISNAFMDKMKFCGDFVTTERMKINRFYGVLKAEIREFITPSKCETLDELINLARDREIEIKRQEERGEKRPSERGASSSPSKKGKFQDQGRKGKSKGGITPCKNCGKLHTGECLLGKKGCYKCGKEGHSSYQCPNSPKTCFNCFEKGHINSECPKLLQESKKEDKKQEGSRAKGRMFQITSEEAKVHPNVVSGIFLLNSMSVHVLFDTGATMSFISSEIVQHPSFKIERMSMPLEVEIADSKNYLLHEIRKNCKLTIEDEEFDIDLIPMNLGEFKVIVGMDWMSKNHAEINCETKTILLQSPSGRRLNIQGERKVEAKLCTLVQAIKYVLNGSRAYLAYVVDTQQGSLKFEDVETNFQMYFRKNCRDSLPSEM; encoded by the coding sequence ATGGCTGATGCAAGCAacgttaatgatgatgatgatgatatggtTAGACAAGAAGCATTTGAGAACAAAGTCACAGAAGTAGCGGAAGGGGTTAAGCAAGCTAATCTTCCCCGATTAGCTCAAGAAGTAGAAAGCCGAGTTTTGGGAGTCGTGGATGCTATGATGACCAGTAAGATTGAGGAATTGAAAGAACTAATTGAGGGGTCCAAAAGTAAAGGCAAGGAACGAAGGTGCACATATAAAGATTTTATGGCATGCCATCCAACAACGTATGACGGTAAAATCGATCCAATCGAATGTCAAAGATGGATTTCGAATATAGAGGCGGTATTTATACGAAGTCGGTGCGATaaggaagatcaagtgatgttcgCTACCGGTCAACTAACCCATcaagcgaaagattggtgggatgcgcACAGTAAGGAAATAGGCGAAGATAGACTTCAATTTATGACTTGGCAAGAATTCAAGGAGCCCTTCATGAGATATCATTGTCCTCAGTCGGTTATCGACAAGATTCAGGAGGATTTCTTACGCCTCTGGCAGAAAAATGAGTCAGTAAACGAAATATCAAACGCTttcatggataagatgaagttctgtggGGATTTTGTAACAACTGAAAGAATGAAGATCAATCGTTTCTATGGCGTGTTAAAGGCAGAAATTAGAGAGTTCATCACTCCCTCAAAATGTGAAACCCTTGATGAGCTTATTAATTTAGCACGGGATAGAGAGATTGAAATTAAAAGGCAAGAAGAGCGAGGTGAAAAGAGACCAAGTGAAAGGGGTGCAAGTTCCAGTCCATCTAAAAAGGGGAAGTTTCAGGATCAAGGAAGGAAGGGTAAGTCAAAAGGTGGAATTACTCCTTGCAAGAATTGTGGGAAACTCCATACCGGAGAGTGTTTGTTAGGCAAAAAGGGGTGTTACAAATGTGGTAAGGAGGGACATTCATCTTATCAATGTCCAAATAGCCCAAAGACTTGCTTCAACTGTtttgaaaaagggcacatcaattCGGAATGCCCAAAACTTCTGCAAGAGTCGAAAAAGGAAGATAAAAAGCAAGAGGGTTCTAGGGCTAAAGGAAGAATGTTTCAAATTACATCCGAGGAGGCTAAGGTTCATCCGAATGTTGTTTCAGGTATCTTTCTGTTAAATTCTATGTCGGTTCATGTTTTATTTGATACCGGAGCCACTATGTCATTTATCTCTAGTGAAATCGTACAACATCCTTCCTTTAAGATTGAACGAATGTcgatgcccttagaagtagaaaTAGCAGATAGCAAAAATTATTTGTTGCACGAAATACGTAAGAATTGTAAATTAACCATTGAAGATGAGGAGTTTGAtattgatctcatacctatgAATTTGGGGGAGTTTAAAgtaatagtgggtatggattggatgTCTAAAAACCACGCGGAGATAAATTGCGAAACCAAAACTATACTTCTCCAATCTCCAAGTGGAAGGCGATTAAACATACAAGGCGAAAGAAAGGTGGAAGCGAAGTTATGTACTCTTGTTCAAGCCATTAAGTATGTACTTAATGGGAGTAGGGCATACTTGGCTTACGTGGTAGATACTCAACAAGGCTCCCTGAAGTTTGAAGACGTCGAAACGAATttccagatgtatttccggaagaatTGTCGGGACTCCCTCCCGAGCGAGATGTAG